One region of Chitinophaga varians genomic DNA includes:
- a CDS encoding GSCFA domain-containing protein translates to MQFHLSFPVDTIEPGIQYTDKIMLMGSCFAEEIGAKLQEHRFNTLLNPHGILFNPLSLTKALTTYLDGKVYTRDDLFLHQDTWHSWDHHSRFSGTTPETVLEQINAAQQAAIQTLEQADWLVLTLGSAHAYFLKEGSHLVGNCHKVPAASFYKRLLTVEEIVTALDNMMHRLFFRNRKVNILFTVSPVRYVRDGVVENNLSKAVLLQAVHHMVNKFSRLWYFPAYELVIDDLRDYRFYKEDMVHPNETAVNYVWDHVVKSAVHSGSQPLLHTIAEINRAAQHRPFNPESSQHQQFRRTYAAKVKQLMQAHPQLAWDDLLRCFEDQPL, encoded by the coding sequence ATGCAATTTCACCTGAGTTTCCCGGTAGATACTATAGAACCGGGCATCCAATATACCGACAAAATCATGCTCATGGGCTCCTGTTTCGCTGAAGAGATAGGGGCCAAACTGCAGGAGCATCGTTTTAATACCCTCCTTAATCCACACGGTATCCTCTTTAACCCGCTGAGCCTCACAAAGGCACTCACCACTTACCTGGACGGTAAAGTGTATACCCGGGACGACCTCTTTCTGCACCAGGACACCTGGCACAGCTGGGACCACCACAGCCGCTTCTCCGGTACCACACCGGAAACGGTGCTGGAACAGATCAATGCCGCGCAGCAGGCGGCTATACAAACACTGGAGCAGGCCGACTGGCTGGTGCTCACGCTGGGCTCAGCCCACGCTTATTTCCTGAAAGAAGGGAGCCACCTGGTAGGCAACTGCCACAAGGTGCCGGCAGCCAGCTTCTATAAAAGACTGCTGACAGTGGAAGAGATCGTGACGGCCCTGGATAACATGATGCACCGGCTGTTTTTCCGAAACCGGAAAGTAAATATACTCTTCACCGTTAGCCCGGTACGTTATGTACGCGACGGCGTGGTGGAAAACAACCTCAGCAAAGCAGTGTTGCTCCAGGCCGTGCATCATATGGTCAACAAATTTTCCCGCCTCTGGTATTTCCCGGCTTATGAACTGGTGATCGACGACCTGCGCGACTACCGTTTTTATAAGGAAGACATGGTGCATCCCAATGAAACGGCTGTCAACTATGTGTGGGACCATGTGGTGAAATCAGCCGTCCACAGCGGCAGCCAGCCGTTACTGCATACCATCGCTGAGATCAACAGGGCGGCGCAGCACCGGCCGTTTAATCCGGAGAGCAGCCAGCACCAGCAGTTTCGCCGCACATATGCTGCGAAGGTGAAACAGCTGATGCAGGCGCACCCGCAGCTGGCATGGGATGATCTCCTTCGTTGTTTTGAAGACCAGCCTCTATAA
- a CDS encoding hydroxymethylglutaryl-CoA lyase, with the protein MKLIECPRDAMQGWHRMISTEEKVNYLQALLKVGFDTLDFGSFVSPKAIPQMADTREVLSRLDLSAGRSKLLAIVANVRGAEEAVVHEEINYLGFPFSVSETFQLRNTNKTIAESLEQVQTMQELCIKNGKELVVYISMGFGNPYEDPYSPEIVLRWIDELVKMEITTISLADTVGVANPDVITSLFRHLIPAYPRVEFGAHFHSAPHNWEEKVQAAWEQGCRRFDSAIKGIGGCPMAKDELVGNLDTENLIWFCQQRQVSLTLDMTALQAARQLADVVFKD; encoded by the coding sequence ATGAAACTAATCGAATGTCCGCGTGATGCCATGCAGGGATGGCACAGGATGATCAGTACGGAAGAAAAGGTAAACTACCTGCAGGCGCTGCTTAAAGTAGGTTTTGACACCCTCGACTTTGGCAGCTTTGTATCTCCTAAAGCTATTCCGCAGATGGCAGACACCCGCGAGGTGTTGTCACGGCTGGACCTGTCAGCCGGCCGCAGCAAGCTGCTGGCCATTGTGGCCAATGTGCGGGGCGCTGAAGAAGCGGTGGTCCATGAGGAAATCAACTACCTCGGCTTCCCCTTCTCTGTCTCCGAAACATTTCAGCTTAGAAATACCAACAAAACCATCGCTGAATCACTGGAACAGGTGCAGACCATGCAGGAACTCTGTATCAAAAACGGCAAAGAGCTGGTCGTGTACATCTCCATGGGCTTCGGTAATCCTTATGAAGACCCCTACAGTCCCGAAATCGTATTACGCTGGATAGATGAACTGGTGAAAATGGAAATTACGACCATTTCACTGGCAGATACCGTAGGCGTAGCCAATCCGGACGTGATCACCAGCCTGTTCCGGCACCTGATACCCGCTTATCCCCGCGTGGAGTTTGGCGCCCACTTTCATTCCGCTCCCCACAACTGGGAAGAGAAAGTACAGGCCGCATGGGAACAAGGATGCCGGCGCTTTGACAGCGCTATCAAAGGAATTGGCGGGTGCCCGATGGCAAAAGATGAACTGGTAGGCAATCTGGACACAGAAAATTTGATCTGGTTCTGTCAGCAGCGCCAGGTGTCGCTGACCCTCGATATGACCGCCCTGCAGGCCGCCCGGCAGCTGGCAGACGTGGTGTTTAAAGATTAA